GGCCAATCGTTTGGAGAGGGAAGTCTCTGACTTGCTTCACGTCAGGGAGCCTCCGTCTAACTAGTGTGTATGAAGGAATGgcgggtggtacctgcaaagacactccgatgcttaagtcagTAAGGGCCTAAGCAggtttagagagtattggaacttagagatacctgagggatgtcagtgtatttatagtggtgaaccaataactaCAGTTAGAGTAACTCCACCTTTTAAGGAGGATAACCGTCCATTTATCTTCGAGAAGTTGAGATATGACTCCtggaagtgggttgagagattttaggggcagttacttatttgaataagtgttatctgccagCAGCCAGCTAACCTTCGATCCCGACTTCCTCGAAGTGAAGTTTGTGTTGAATCTGACGTCTTCTGAGGAGGTCGGTTATGTGAGGAGGCCAATCTGTGGATTGAacctttttatcttatttggacctgggccttagcattgggtcagggtatgaacaatgcCTCTACTCTATTTCCGATCTCTTTTACCCAAGAGTTGGATTCGAGTATTTGAACTCGGGCCTGTAGCTGACGTGATTTAAAACCTACGTGATTCAACTTTCTCAACAGTCGCGTATAATCAAACGTCGCGTCCGTTAGTGTTTTCGTATTTACACGTGGGGAGCAGTTACATTGGTAACGATGTGTTCATTAAATGATTGTGCTAATTTACTTTTATGCCCCTGAcgtgtttataaatacttttcctTCTTCTTGCCTTGTTTCTTTTCTGAAGAAACTTTCTGCCTACACTCTGTTTCGAAAGAAAAACTCTTCCTTCTTTGAGTGCCTTAGTTGCCGTCGCATATGTCCCTCTCCGCAAGCAAGGTCAGttctttctcttctcctcttttaTTAATGAATGCTATTGTCtgcatgttttgtttagagGAGTTTATAGCGAGTCTGGCTGTAGACCTAGTGATTTTGATCCTTCCCCTTTTTCTTTGTAGGTTTCGTCGCCCTTTTTTTACTAAAAAGATGTCTTCTCCCGTTTCTGAGTGGGTGGATGTTACAGTTTTTGGGGAGGAACCTTTAGTGGACACCAACTATCTCTCCAAGTTTCATGTTCATCATAGTATTTGTCTGTTAGAGGAGGATGAACCTAAGTACGAACTGGTTGCCCCGGGTCCTAAAGACCGGATCTGTTTTGGGAGGGTTGCTGATGCAGACCCTTATTTTCTTATCATGTATGAGAGTCTTTTCACCCGCCTGAGAGTGTCTCTTCCTTTCTCTGACTTTAAGATAGAAGTTCTGAACCATTGCCGAGTTGCTCCAACTCAGCaccaccccaattcttggggtttctTAAAAATTTACCAACTTGTCAGTCGAGAACTGGACTTTCCAACCTCTttgaatattttcttttttctttttcatatgaccaAGCCCTTCAGTGGGCAAAATAATAAACAACAGTGGCTTTCTTTCCAGGCCATTCAAGGCCAGAgagttttcaatctttttgatAAATCCTTTCATGActtcaaaaactttttcttcaaagttcaagccgtagagggtcaccatCTCTTTTTCTTGGATGAAAATTCTTCTCCCTACTTTTCTCTTTACTGGTTAGAGGTCTCTCTTGTGGACAAGTATGGCATGGATGACCTGGACGAGGTCGAGGAGGCTGTTGTGGTGTTTCTCCGAGAAGTTTAGGGGAGGGCCCCTTATCTGGACACAAAGAAGTTCCTTCAAGGGTTTCCGAGTTTTGTTCGGGCCTAAATAGGTAGATTTGTTGTTGACTTACGATAATTCCCGATTTGTTTTTGTTGCTTCCGACTTTGGAATCTTTGAGTTGTTATTTCCGACTTATAGACTTTTGCTTTGTAAAACtaaattctttgtttttccttttttcagAGATGGTGAAGAAAGCTTCTAACTCCTCTTACAAAAAAGTACAGGATGCCAAGAAGAGGTTTCAGGCCCGAGTTGACTTCGCCAGGGCTGCTGGCActcttcatcctcctcctcctcccaACTTGGGGACCTCCTCTCGTCCCATTATggtatcttcttcttcttcttcttcttcttcttcttcttcttctttttcttcttcttctgcttcttctcttccttcttctccgcCCCGATCTTCTCCTGAAcccgagaagaagaagcgcaagacttcagagtctggtttttctttttctggGGAAGCTAATTTTGATGGCCCCAAGTTTGTTCGAAATCATATCTATCCTTACGCTCAAATTAATATGGATGATGCTTCCGTTCGAAACCATCTTAATTGCTTAGTTCAGGGGAGTGTTCATGCAGCGAGGTTATGTACGAAGCTCCTTGATATTTTAGAGAAGACTCTCCTTAGTTCTTTGGGTTCTGCCCAAAAAGTGGAAGAGCTTGAAGGGAGGATTTTCCTTTATcaagaggaggagaagaggATGAAGTGGGAGATCGccgagttgaaggaggagaaaGATCGGCTTCGGGAGAGGGAGAAGAAATTGATGGGCCAGTGTGCCATGGCGGAGGGCCTTAAGGAGAAGGCGGAGCAGAATTATGTTAGGTTCTTTGGGGAGAACCTTGACTTAAAGAAGGAGTTGGCAGTATGTCGGGAGGCTTTCCAAGATCTGGAGGACTCGGTGGCTGAAGGTGAGGAGGAGGCTTGGATGGTTTTCAAGGAGCAGGTCGGGGTcattgctcccgacctggaccTTTCTCCCCTCGACCCCGACAAAATTGTAGTGGATGGGGCCATTGTCTCTCCTCCCTGACCTGAGACTGACTCTGATCTGAAGACTCGGAGGCAAAGAATAATAGAGTCTCCTCCTCGTGAGGAGCGAGAAGATAGAAATCCCCTAGTTCTTCTGGGGCTCCTTGCCAAGGACCAGAACAGTCTGCTCCGTCCTCCCCTGTTGCTGCTCCGACTTCTCTTCCTGCTGATCCTTCTTCTGGTGGCGACAATCTTCCTTCTGTTTGATTCTAATTATTTGGGGGTCCGGCCTGTGAGCCCcttatttttaaacaattttatgttttgtttgttGTGGTGGTTGGTTCCTAACATTTTCTGGCCTTTTATGGCCATTAACAAAATTAGAAATACCCTTTTTTGTATAAGGGTTTAGTATATCTTTGGTATTTACATGCTTTTGACTTTTATTCTATTGGGTTTTTCGtaaaaacctttttttttttatctttttgcaaAACCTTTTATCTGGGCGGGTTGTGTTTTGCCTAAGTTGGATTTTTCAAAGACTTGACACAGCTTTTGCCTTTCGTTTTTGATGGTTTTTCCTTTTATCTCTTTTTGACATTCCTTACTCATTcaaattttctttatttgaatTGTTTGTAACTTAGGTTTTTTTGCGATACATTTCCATTCTTTTCGGTTCTTCTGACTTGTAAGTCGATAGTTTCCCGAGTTTATCATGATCTGCTTtcataacctctttacaccgacttgtaactcgtcgttttatcctggcGACCACTTAGGTCggtcatgggattttcacgttttgtcgagcttaagttcGACGCATTTCGTAGAAAGAATAACTTAATGGAATTTACAAAGAgattgaaaaaaagaaagatcttttatttatttgtatagGTACTTTTTGCTACTAAGAGGTTTAAAAATTGTTGCCCCTTAGTCTCCGCTTTGATGCCCCGTTAAAACCCCCCTTCAGGAaaatcattttttcttttttgggaAAAAACCATGAAGTcggaaaaaagagtacatcaaGGAGtggagttcgcttttaactgtagtaccttttcatattacaagcatgccacgacctagGTAATTCGGTGTCGTTCAAGTCGGTTACCTTGTAGTAGCCTTTTCCTAGGACCTCACTAATTTTatatggtcctttccagttggtAGCAAGCTTTCCATCTCCAGGCTTGTTAactccaatgtcatttctgatcAAGACCAAGTCATCTGGTGTGAAgcttcttcgaatgactttcttattgtatctgtttgtcattctttgcttcagagctgcttctcttatctgcgCCTGTTCTCGGACTTCAGGGAGTAGCTCAAGTTCTTATTTGTGTCCCTGCATGTTGCCAACCTCGTCGTAGAAGCTCACCCTTGGACTTTGCTCATTGATCTCAACTGGTATCATGGCTTCTATACCATAAgcaagtcggaagggtgtttttCCTGTGGCAGACTGAGGTGTAGTTCGATAAGCCCATAGTACTTGAGGGAGTTCTTCAGctcaggctccctttgcatcttgcAACCTTTTCTTCAACCCAGCCAGTATGACCTTATTGGtcgcctcggcttgcccattttCTTGTGGGTGctctaccgaggtgaactgatgcttgatcttcatgctGGCTACTAGGTTTTTAAAGGTAGAGTCGGTGAACTGAGTACCATTATCAGTGGTGATGGAGTGGGGTACCCCATACCTTGTAATAATGTTATTGTAGaggaatttttgacttctttggGCTCTGATGGTGGCTAATGGTTCTGCTtttatccactttgtgaagtagtctactCCCACTATTAGGTATTTTACTTGTCCAGGCGCCTGGAGAAATGGTCCTAGTAGGTCCaatccccattttgcgaaggacCATGTAGAAGTTATGCTAATGAGCTCCTCGGGGGAAGCGACGTGGAAGTTCGCATGCATTTGGCATGGTTAACACCTTTTTACGAACTCGGTGGAATCTTTCTGTAAGGTCAGCCAGTAGAACCCAACTCGGATGACTTTCCTGGCTAATGACCTTGCCCCGAGGTGGTTTCCGTAGATACCATTGTGGACCTCTTCTAATACTTCAATCGTCCTTGAGGTCGGGATGCACTTCAGCAGTGGTGTGGATATTCCCCTTTTATAGAGGATATTTTTCACAAAGGTGTAATTCTGTGCCTCCATTCGGATTTTCTTggcctctttttcctctttgggtaggatgtcgaatttcatgtaTTTGATTAGtgggttcatccatccgaggtctAATCCGGATACTTCAAGGATGTTTTGCTTGGCCTCTGTTTTTGAGACAGATGGCTCCCAGAGAGTTTCTTGTATCAGGCTCCTATTGTTCCCTCCTGGCTTGGTACTAGCTAGCTTGGAGAGGGCGTCTGCTCTACTATtgagatcccgagttatgtatTTAACTTCGGTCTCTGCAAAACGCCTAAGATGCTCCAAGATTTTGTCTATGTACCTCTTTATGTtggggtctttggcctggtactCTCCatttatttgggaggtcaccacctgAGAGTTGCTGAAAACAACTACTTTGGTTGCGCAgacttcttctgccagcttCAATCCCGCAATCAATGCTTCATACTCTGCCTGATTGTTGGAAGCTGGGAATTCGAATTTGATGGAGACTTCTATTTGGGTTCCCTCTTGGTTGACTAGTATTATGCCGACACCGCTTTCGATTTTGTTCGAGAATCCATCCACATATACTTTGGGTTCCCTCTTGGTCTCCTGCGTATTCCGCCATGAAGTCGGCGAGACATTGGACTTTGATTGCCGTCCGAGTTTCGTACTTcaaatcgaactcggagagctctattgcctaTTGAACCATTCTACCCGCAATATCCGTTTTCtgaaggatttgcttcatgggctgGTTCATTCGTACCCTTATTGTGTGGGCTTGAAAATAAGGttgtagccttcgtgaggctactATTAAGGAATACGCAAACTTCTCCAGTTTTTGATACCTTAattcagggccttgtagaactttgcTGGTAAAATATACAGGATGCTGCCCAACCTTGTCTTCCCGTATTAGAGCTTATGCTACAGTTTTGTCTGCTACGAACAAATACAGGACGAGTTCTTCCCCGACTCTAGGTCGGGTCAGAATGGAAGCTTGGCTTAAAAACCTTTTGAACTCCTGAAATGCGTcttcgcactcaggagtccattcgaactggcatccTTTCCTTAGTAGAGAGAAGAGTGCTAGGGATCTCAATGCTGATCTTGCCAAGAACCTGGAGAGAGCTGCAAGTCAGCCATTCAGCTACTGGACCTCCCTTAggcaagtcgggcttttcatttctaggactTCCTTGCACTTGTCGGGGTTTGCTTTAATCCCTCTTTGTGTCAGTATAAATCTCAAAAATTTTCCAACCTCTAccgcgaaggtgcactttgcaGGATTCAACCTCATCCCGTGCAACCTTATGGTGTTGAAGACTTGCGAGAGGTCCGTCAAGAGATCGATTTCATCCTTAgtttttactagcatgtcgtccacgtagacttccatTAAATTTCCAAGGTGAGGAGCAAACAccttgttcatcagcctttgatatgtggctccaGCATTTTTCAACCCAAAAGGCATGACCACATAGAAATAGTTTGCTCTAAGcgtgatgaatgatgttttttcttgatccggcttgtacatcgggatttggttataccCCGAGTATGCAACCATGAATAGGGGTGGCAGtggggcgggtaggggcgggttttAGCCCTACTCGACCATCACTCGCGGGTAGTAGGCGCCTGTACCCTAACCCGCCCCCACGGGTACCCGCCCCGCCCCTACCGCCCCTATACAAATTAAatgacattttatttttttacacacatttataaattaagatacaaacttaaaatttataactaattaaaatacaaacataAGATTCATATAATATCAAATAACTTGAAATTTAAAAAGGTCCATACAATGTCAAATAacttaattaaaatacaaacataaagaaattacatcgttaaaatattaaaaagtctTCAATCTTTATTCTTGATCACTTTccacatcttcatcatcattaaaggtttgaagatcaagatttaaacctaaagatcaaaagagatagcaattaataaaataattactataatgtaaaaaattaacataaatgaATATTAAGTAATATGTCACCTTTATTCCCTAAAGCTGCCCACAGCCAACTTTGGCCACACATTAAAGCTTCAATTATACTTTCTTTCAGCTTTCCGCGATGAGGAGAAATCACACGACCACTTGTACTAAAAGCAGATTCAGAAGCAACAGTGGATACCGGAATGGCATATATATCCTTGGCTATTTTTGCCAAAACTTTAAATTTCATTTGATTGTTCTTCCACCATTTCAAAACATTAAAGTTAGGATCATTTGGATTTGGAGGATGAATGTCCTCCTCAAGATAATGATCAAACTCAACATTCACACATGAACCCCTTgtcatctttcttcttttaagATACACCATATAATCATCACCCCCAAATATGCTTGTATTTCCACTTTCATCAACTTATTTTGTACCAACATGTGACACATCAGAACTCATTTTTTGATTGTATTCATTAACCAACTCATTACACAACTGATGAATTCTGTCAACTTGCTTAGAACATTCTATTGGATCTGGATACATTTTTCCAAATTGAAATTCAACCCCAACCATCTTGTACCTAGGATCTAAAACAGCAGCAACACCCATAATGCCATGAATCTCATCCCAATACTTctcaaatttcttcttcataCTAGATGCCATATTAGCAATTAAAGAATTACTAGAAAGTTGTCATTCATCCAATGAGACTTTTATTTTACAAACGAGAGTAAAATAAAGATTAGCAGTCGGAAATTTAGAACCAGAAAACAGTTGAgtaacatcataaaacaacttTAATCTATCACATATTTCCTTGGCAAGTTCCCACTCTTCATTACTTGGCACAGTTTTATATTGGGGTTCCTTTTGTCTTAACCTAGGAAAGACAGCTCTATACAACAATGCAGTGTCTAACATCAAATAAGTTGAGTTCCACCTAGTCGGACAGTCAAGAACCAATTTCTTAGTAAATGGAATCGCTGTTTTAGCACACCAACTAGCAAAAGTTTCGTTCCTTTTCGGCGTTGCAGTCCAATACAATACACTACTACGAATCTTTTCAATACTTTCCTTAACTATACTCAAACCATCCTTCACAATCAAATTCAGTATATGAGCACAACAACGCATATGCAACAATTTACCCCCCAACATCAAGAATGAAGAATCTAACCGCCCCAATAATTCATCTATCATAGCATCATTAGTAGAACAATTATCCAATGTAACAGTAGACAGTTTTCTATCAACATTCCATTCTAACAATATTTTCATCAATTGAGTAAGAATTTCACTTGTATGGGACAAGGAACATAACAAAAGCTGAAAAATAAACAAAGATGCATGCATTTCAGATGTCAACATACTACACAACAAATATATAGAAGTTTATGAAGTTTATGAAGTACTCAATAGGGCATTTGCAACTTCCACGAACTATAGATAGTGAGCTGTGTGACAACCATGTAACCTTTTCTTGATTGGAAGTCCACATGTCGCTAGTTATTGCACTCTGCTATCATTTTCATCTAGTTGAAGAGTTAGCTTTAGCTTCTCATCCCCAACATCTTCAAGATGTCTTTTCCTAACTGTGTTGCGACTAGgcattttttattcttttacagTAGCGGTCCACATGATTTCTCAATGACTTAGTACCATTCTTCGGATTTGCACTAAGCACACTCTTGCAAAATTTGCATTTTGCCTTCCATTCACCTTCAACTTTGAAACGATCAAAATACTCCCAATAGGCACTCTTAACATTAGCCTTATTGTCACCTTCAACAAGATTTGATCCTTCTGGATTTGAGGTATTATTATCCGTTGGTTGTGGAGTTTCTGAAGTTGGATTAGCAttactctgaacttcaacttcAATATCAGTAGAAAAATTATTGCTTTGTGTGTCTTCTCTAGCATTACTAGCCATAAAATTATCTTAACAAACCTATATCGGTAGAATGCATAAGTGAAAGAATAGAGAATTGGAAGTTTAAGCTACTAAGATAAGTAAACATAAATTGAAGTACACTAAAAATCATAATAAACCACATAAACCACTTGACATAGTCATTGAACTATGTAGCAGGCAACCACAACCAGAACCAAAgcaaaatgttttttttttccttaaagCACAATAGttgaatgaaaaagatatagCTTTATAAAATTTCCACATGAAATGCAAACAAGATCAGCTCAATTCAATTAAGCATACAAGATTCTTCATGCAAAAAATGAAAGGGAAAAGGCATAACATGTATCTTGAGGGATAGAGAAACAAAACTGGAAGCTTAGCACTATAATTAAGTGAGTGATATGCAATACGAATATTGCTATTGTTTACTATTTAGCATTAGCTTTAAACTCTAGAAATTCCAACCGCTAAGTAATTCATGGAGAATAGTAGCAATTTACTTTTAAGGATGCAGtacattttcttttcattgaTTTGATATCCTTTACTTATTCTGGTGAGCTTAATCTAGAAAAGCagcaagtattaatgcagtggAAAAATGagttttcttttgctttttgggTACAACATAAAGAAAAGGACAAAAGCTTAAATCTTAGAAACCTCAACACCTATCTCATCCACTAATAGTTGTAGTCCATAATAATGAGGTGCATGTGTATATGCTCCCAAATTTTTGCAATATCATAATGCTTAGCACAAAACTCAGCAAGTTAGTCAGAATAAGCATACATTGTCTTCACCATAGGTATGCTCTAAAATCAACTTTCAGGGGAGTTGCCATCaaagttttttctttttttttttttaatcttaagaACATTGCATGCATTATGCAAGTTCATTTTGttctttaaatattatttaacatattaATAACTTTAAGAATATATTTTCTTAGTTAAGCTTTGTTAAGTAACCATGGAATTAGGAAGTGACATGGGAAAGAAAAATTATGACAAAAAGTGGTTCAATTACAAGTACAATATTCAGATATTCATTGAGATACACAACTACTAAAGAAGAGTTTTCAAGATCACAAAAGTGAATAAACTGCATCTGTTGTATACAAACTTTGAAATAGTAGTACAAGGTGGGAATTAGATGCATGAAGTTTTATAAAGCTATGGTTAATCATTAACCAACCACAAATTAAATAgattaaactttttaaatatttaaattagaaatatatGAAGTTCTTTGGTTACAATAAgcataaaaatagaagagaaaacaCCACTCTTATATTAAAATTGGATCTGTTTACATTTATAGCTGTAAATGCTTGAGAGGTACAAATAAATTGGAAATTTAGAAATGTCTATACTGTATCTTATAGTATCACATAATGTCTCATATCATATCTTAAAATATTACATTATTAGTTTATCTCTTAGGATTCATGTTTATATTTCCTTATAC
Above is a genomic segment from Arachis stenosperma cultivar V10309 chromosome 1, arast.V10309.gnm1.PFL2, whole genome shotgun sequence containing:
- the LOC130932340 gene encoding zinc finger BED domain-containing protein RICESLEEPER 2-like; this translates as MASNAREDTQSNNFSTDIEVEVQSNANPTSETPQPTDNNTSNPEGSNLVEGDNKANVKSAYWEYFDRFKVEGEWKAKCKFCKSVLSANPKNEWNVDRKLSTVTLDNCSTNDAMIDELLGRLDSSFLMLGGKLLHMRCCAHILNLIVKDGLSIVKESIEKIRSSVLYWTATPKRNETFASWCAKTAIPFTKKLVLDCPTRWNSTYLMLDTALLYRAVFPRLRQKEPQYKTVPSNEEWELAKEICDRLKLFYDVTQLMKKKFEKYWDEIHGIMGVAAVLDPRYKMVGVEFQFGKMYPDPIECSKQVDRIHQLCNELVNEYNQKMSSDVSHVGTK